One genomic window of Strix aluco isolate bStrAlu1 unplaced genomic scaffold, bStrAlu1.hap1 HAP1_SCAFFOLD_41, whole genome shotgun sequence includes the following:
- the LOC141918968 gene encoding LOW QUALITY PROTEIN: hydrocephalus-inducing protein homolog (The sequence of the model RefSeq protein was modified relative to this genomic sequence to represent the inferred CDS: inserted 1 base in 1 codon; deleted 2 bases in 1 codon; substituted 1 base at 1 genomic stop codon) encodes MKVLCLKPTNELSLKPKGETCKVEVIFSPKCCIQPFTEEVMLECSGLVRSLFMVRGSCQGTHVSLDQEHLSFGVVVQQSYTSWHLTMQNTGDIGVKFKWDIKSFKPDFCISPTKGYIFPGMDVPFVVTFCPSKLSCAIQCEGLQCFIEGSEPLQLTLAGCCMETPVSKEGGSSPLHPACKRLIPLPSLRTNNLIYAKIYAQMEIWYTTRKSLSLCIKLTLTFTCAMREKHSQTILLSNPNNKDLHSLRTRSIRFLVVVDMLKPENLESSSVLQGLEYIDVPGSAKKDYKLTFLSYKEAVFNAMVTFLNKVTKEYLFYMVTFKATASGPISTLEVTGAVGQRVSATVKVDNPLPVPVTFAVRCKVPDISVPPHFTVPAQSEDDLVFEYQPVKVGESTGCLVLRSSSLGSFYYNLHLKATMSGPEKPLYFCTTLGSSQTMTTKIMNYAQQKTNYHSRPTAPASXKTIGVSPANPGGSEVSMDVTFEPCQLGEARATLQLSSLLGGEYSIPLLGLALPPSPXGPSPIQADDSTSIPFKNIFLQPMAFQYRVEHLAFTLRAPESLRSKQTTSLSISFEGGLTPGTAPVTRKMVVSCTGAGGVSWVYYLRGLPPHR; translated from the exons ATGAAG GTTCTCTGCTTGAAGCCCACCAATGAACTAAGCCTGAAGCCCAAAGGAGAGACCTGTAAAGTGGAAGTGATCTTCTCCCCAAAGTGCTGCATCCAGCCGTTCACCGAAGAAGTGATGTTGGAGTGCAGTGGCCTGGTGCGTTCCCTCTTCATGGTGCGGGGCTCCTGCCAGGGCACCCACGTGAGCTTGGACCAGGAACACCTCAGCTTCGGAGTGGTGGTGCAGCAGAGCTACACATCCTGGCACCTCACCATGCAGAACACGGGCGACATAGGAGTCAA GTTTAAGTGGGACATCAAGAGCTTCAAGCCAGATTTCTGCATCAGCCCCACAAAGGGTTACATCTTCCCAGGAATGGACGTTCCCTTCGTTGTGACCTTCTGCCCCTCTAAGCTGAGCTGTGCTATCCAGTGCGAGGGCCTGCAGTGCTTCATCGAGGGCAGTGAGCCGCTCCAGCTTACGCTGGCAGGATGCTGCATGGAGACCCCTGTGTCCAAAGAG GGAGGCAGCAGCCCCCTTCACCCAGCATGCAAAAGActcattcctcttccttctctaagAACCAACAATTTGATTTACGCCAAGATCTATGCTCAAATGGAAATTTGGTATACGACAAGGAAAAGCCTCTCCCTGTGCATAAAGCTA ACGCTGACTTTCACGTGTGCCATGCGCGAGAAGCACAGTCAGACCATCCTCCTGTCCAACCCGAACAATAAGGACTTGCACT CTCTGAGAACAAGAAGCATCAG GTTCCTCGTGGTGGTAGACATGCTCAAACCAGAAAACCTGGAAAGCAGTtctgtgctgcaggggctggaatACATTGATGTGCCAGGCTCTGCCAAGAAGGACTACAAGCTCACCTTCCTCTCCTACAAGGAAGCAGTCTTTAACGCAATG GTGACCTTCCTCAACAAGGTGACCAAGGAGTACTTGTTCTACATGGTGACTTTCAAGGCCACTGCTTCAGGACCCATCAGCACTCTTGAAGTGACCGGTGCTGTTGGGCAGAGAGTGTCTGCCACCGTCAAGGTGGACAACCCTCTGCCTGTCCCGGTGACGTTTGCTGTACGTTGCAAAGTGCCCGACATCAGTGTTCCCCCACATTTCACTGTTCCTGCGCAGTCGGAG GATGATCTTGTCTTTGAGTATCAGCCTGTGAAAGTGGGTGAGAGCACCGGGTGCCTGGTGCTCCGGAGCAGCAGCTTGGGCTCTTTCTATTACAATCTGCACCTGAAAGCCACCATGAGTGGGCCGGAGAAGCCCCTCTACTTCTGCACCACACTGGGCTCTAGTCAGACCATGACCACCAAAATAATGAATTACGCCCAGCAGAAGACCAACTACCACTCCAG ACCAACTGCGCCGGCTTCCTGA AAAACCATCGGCGTGTCCCCTGCCAACCCGGGAGGCTCGGAGGTGAGCATGGATGTGACCTTCGAGCCCTGCCAGCTGGGTGAAGCCAGGgccacactgcagctctcctccctgcTTGGTGGGGAATACAGCATCCCCCTCTTGGGCCTGGCCCTCCCCCCAAGTC AGGGCCCCTCCCCCATCCAGGCTGATGACAGCACCTCCATCCCCTTCAAGAACATCTTCCTGCAGCCCATGGCCTTCCAGTACCGGGTGGAGCACCTGGCCTTCACCCTCAGGGCCCCCGAGAGCTTGCGCTCCAAGCagaccacctccctctccatctccttcGAGGGTGGCCTGacccctggcacagcccccgTCACCCGCAAGATGGTGGTGTcctgcactggggcagggggtgtctcCTGGGTCTACTACCTCCGGGGCCTTCCCCCTCACAGGTGA
- the LOC141918967 gene encoding hydrocephalus-inducing protein homolog → MKFSLVYVGDFESRMLCSIPNLRPNQKGPEVAVKGRSLMSLCHFELEDSDYITAKRRVPELQGPKGATLDLNTRVIEFEAIGVRGRHSRTFMVMNPSSSTYSFQWTCQDPEAPPEQVAAFCHTERGRIQPGKQAEVSHYSLLHTNARRRGGLQPQVRCQEEDPAPLLEYQGHRL, encoded by the exons ATGAAGTTCTCTCTGGTGTACGTGGGGGACTTTGAGAGCCGTATGCTCTGCAG TATTCCTAACCTGAGGCCAAATCAGAAGGGCCCGGAGGTGGCTGTGAAGGGGAGAAGCCTGATGTCACTTTGCCACTTTGAGCTGGAAGACTCTGACTACATCACTGCAAAAAGGCGTGTACCAGAGTTGCAGGGACCAAAGGGGGCAACGTTAGATCTCAACACAAGAGTGATTGAGTTTGAGGCAATTGGAGTGCGTGGCAGGCACAGCAG GACCTTCATGGTTATGAACCCATCCAGTTCCACGTATTCCTTCCAGTGGACTTGCCAAGACCCTGAAGCCCCACCAGAACAGGTGGCCGCCTTCTGCCACACAGAGAGAGGTCGCATCCAGCCAGGGAAGCAAGCAGAG GTTTCCCATTACAGTCTTCTTCACACCAACGCTAGAAGGAGAGGCGGTCTTCAGCCTCAAGTGCGATGTCAAGAGGAAGACCCAGCCCCTCTCCTTGAATATCAAGGCCACCGGCTATAG